The Solidesulfovibrio sp. nucleotide sequence GGCTGTATGCCGCCAAGTCCCTGCGCATCGACGAATCGGCCCTGACCGGCGAATCCGCGCCCGTGGACAAATCCCCCGAGCCCGTGGACGAGCGGGCGCCGCTGGCCGACCGGACGTCCATGGCCCATGCCGCGACCGTGGTCACGGGCGGCGTGGGGCTCGGCATCGTGACGGCAACCGGCCAGGCGGCCGAGATCGGGCGCATCGCCACGCTGACCGCCACGGCCGACACCCTGGCCACGCCCTTGACCCGCGCCATCGCCCGCTTTTCCACCCGCCTGCTCGTGGCCATCCTGCTGCTGGCCGGCCTGTGCTTCGCCGTGGGCGTCGCCCGGGGCGAGGCGCCGCAGGCCATGTTCATGGCCGCCGTGGCCCTGGCCGTGGGGGCCATACCCGAGGGCCTGCCCGCCGCCGTCACCGTCATCCTGGCCATGGGCGTCTCCCGCATGGCCGCCAGGAAAGCCGTCATCCGCCGCCTGCCGGCCGTGGAGACCCTGGGCTCGACCACGGTGGTGTGCTCGGACAAGACCGGCACGCTCACCCGCAACCGCATGACCGTCGTGGCCTTGCTGGCTGCCGGCCGGCCCTGGCGCCTGGCGGACGGGGCCTTCGTCCCCGAGGCCGGCGGGGAGGCGGACGCGGCGGCGCGGCGGGCACTGGCCGAACTCCTGCTCGGCGCGGCCCTGTGCAACGACGCCGCTCCGGCCGGCGACGGGGAAGGGTTTCTCGGCGACCCGACCGAAACGGCCCTGCTGGCCGCCGCCGCGGCCGGCGGCCACGACGTCGGCGCCCTGCGGGCCGCCTGGCCGCGCCTGGCCGAGGAGCCCTTCGATTCGGCCACCATGTTCATGGCCACCCTGCACCGCGCCCCCGGCGGCGGCGCGCCGCGGCTGTTCCTCAAGGGCTCGGCCGAGGCGGCGCTTTCCCGCTGCGACCTGCCGTCGCCCGGCTCGCCCGGGGCCGAGGCCATCCGCCGGGCCGCCGAGGACCTGGGCCGCCGGGGGCTGCGCGTCCTGGCCGTGGCCGCCAGGGACCTGCCGCCGGGGACGCGCAGCCTGGCCGAAGGCAGCCTCGACGCCCGATTCACCTTACTGGGGCTTGTCGCCATGATCGACCCGCCGCGCCCCGAGGCCGTCCCCGCCGTGGCCGCCTGCCGCCGGGCCGGGATCATGGTCAAGATGATCACCGGCGACCAGGTGGCCACGGCCTCGGCCATCGCCGGGGAGCTCGGCCTGGGCGAGGCGGCCGGTATCGTGGCCCTGTCCGGGGCCGAGCTCGAAGCCACACCCGACGCCGACCTGCCGGCCCTGGCCGCGCGCGCCCAGGTCTTCGCCCGGGTCTCGCCGCAGCAGAAGCTGCGGCTGGTGCGGGCCTTGCAGTCGCTCGGGCACGTGACGGCCATGACCGGCGACGGCGTCAACGACGCCCCGGCCCTCAAGCAGGCCGACATCGGCGTGGCCATGGGCCACGCCGGCACCGAGGCGGCCAAGGAGGCCGCCGACATGGTGCT carries:
- a CDS encoding HAD-IC family P-type ATPase gives rise to the protein MYRPDTPLSPFHAVPASAAAARLTVDPQRGLDGPGVAARRGAHGKNALSLPSGPGPLRRLAAQFLQPLVLILLAAGTASVFLGHLLDAGVIFAVVAVNAVLGYAQEAKAVSALAALSRSMVATAEVLRDGAFAVVAAEELVPGDVVRLRAGDRVPADMRLYAAKSLRIDESALTGESAPVDKSPEPVDERAPLADRTSMAHAATVVTGGVGLGIVTATGQAAEIGRIATLTATADTLATPLTRAIARFSTRLLVAILLLAGLCFAVGVARGEAPQAMFMAAVALAVGAIPEGLPAAVTVILAMGVSRMAARKAVIRRLPAVETLGSTTVVCSDKTGTLTRNRMTVVALLAAGRPWRLADGAFVPEAGGEADAAARRALAELLLGAALCNDAAPAGDGEGFLGDPTETALLAAAAAGGHDVGALRAAWPRLAEEPFDSATMFMATLHRAPGGGAPRLFLKGSAEAALSRCDLPSPGSPGAEAIRRAAEDLGRRGLRVLAVAARDLPPGTRSLAEGSLDARFTLLGLVAMIDPPRPEAVPAVAACRRAGIMVKMITGDQVATASAIAGELGLGEAAGIVALSGAELEATPDADLPALAARAQVFARVSPQQKLRLVRALQSLGHVTAMTGDGVNDAPALKQADIGVAMGHAGTEAAKEAADMVLADDNFATIAAAVEEGRGVFDNLVKFLAWTLPTNLGEGLVVLAAVLFGAPLPISPIQILWINMTTAGSLGLMLAFEPREPQVMDRPPRDPRRPILGPELLRRVVLMGLLLLGASFGLHEWELADGGSEVQARTVAVNVFVAMGAAYLVSCRSLSRPALSLPLSGNPYVLLGIGAALALQLAFTYAPPLGDVFEAAPIGPVAWLRVAGAAVAGFIIMETEKMLGRRA